The nucleotide window TGTAAATGATTTTGCATACTATGAGATAGGCTAGTGTAGAGTCTACTCAATCGCATAGAAACAGCAAACAGATTGTCCAGTCTATTGGTATCATCATGCTTTACGTATATATCGTCATCCAACTAGTTTTCAGATGAAGAATTTGGAACAGTGCTTGCATTAACATTTTTATATGTTTTGAGTTTCTGTATATATTGTTTATCAGTCAATAGAATGGATCTGGGATGAGGAATTTTACTTTTGCAAGACCCTGCACTGGTTCCACTTAGTCATGTTATGTACTTTCTTTTTGTTGCTTGTTCATCTTGTGGACTGAACGTTTTTCCCTTGCTTCTGTACTGATTATTATTCTTAATTGAAACCTTTGTGCTATGCTTTAATTGGCGATGACTTCAAATGCGGCCTATAGATAGCTTTAAGATCTGTGCATTTTGAATTAGGTCGGTGAGGATGACTTCGGGCGTATGTTAGCTGACATTTTGAAGCAACACAACGTTGACAATTCTGGCATgcggtttgaccatgatgcaagGACTGCACTAGCCTTCGTTACACTCACAGCTGAAGGTGAGCGGGAATTCGTGTTTTTCCGCAATCCTAGTGCTGATATGTTTCTTCGGGAGTCAGAACTCGATGTAAATCTTGTTAAAAAGGTGTAAATTCCTGCTTTATTCCTTCAATGCATAgaagcattttccatttagcttcAATGCAAGATTTCCTAAAAGGCGTATTAATCATGTCCAGGCCACCATCTTCCATTATGGTTCAATTAGTTTGATCGAAGAACCCTGTAGATCAACACAACTTGCTGCAATGGACATAGCCAAAAGATCAGGTAGCATACTCTCGTATGATCCAAACCTGAGATTGCCCTTGTGGCCTTCAGAAGATGCTGCTCGAAGTGGAATAATGAGTGTGTGGAACCTAGCAGATGTTATTAAGGTATGATTTTTCTCGATAAATGCATCACCTGCTGAGTTCTCTTTAACAATGAAATACTGTGTTTACATGCAGATAAGTGAGGACGAAATTTCATTCTTGACTGGAGCTGATGATCCAAATGATGATGACGTGGTGTTGAAGAGGCTTTTCCATCCTAATCTGAAGCTTTTGCTTGTAACTGAAGGTTCGGCTGGTTGTAGATATTACACCAAGGTATTATTTTCCCTATTTTATCCatatattttctttgattttgcaGGAAAACTAACATATAATGCTTAGAGTTGAAGATTTTACTATGCAGCTACAACATTATTTTCTCTGAAGATGTAAAATGTCTCAGCCTGCCAGGCACATTAAATTTTACCAAATAGTATTAAACAATAAGTAGAATTTACATTATgtatatttatcataaaaaagAATTTTATGTTATTTATGCAGTGCATTTTTGTACTTACATGTTACTGTTAGTGATGTTAAATGCATGAATATCTTAGTTTTTGTCCTCTTAGAAACATTATTTGCCTGTAGATGCTGACTCAATTGATGCAGGAATTCAAGGGAAGAGTACATGGTATTAAAGTAAAAGCTGTTGATACAACTGGTGCGGGTGATGCATTTGTCGGTGGAATTCTCAAGTGTCTAGCTTCTGATGCTGATCTCTATCAGGTGCATGAATTTGGATATGAGCAAAAAAGCCAATAGTAGTTTTCTCATTGTTCATGCTTCTTACTGCAATCTATTGTTCACCTTATCATACTTTCTTCCCCTTGTCAACTCTTTTCTTgatttggtaaaaaaaaaaaggccCATTGTGACATCTTCACCCAATTGCATACCTTCACCCCCTCCCCTCTCTTTCTAATTCTAGTCTCTATTCTTACGAGGTTATAAATAGGGAGAATAACTCACAGAAGTTTGTAGTTTCAAGTAGCTGCTTCATGTTGACTTCGCAATTTTAACCGTGTCCTCTTGCTGAGAGGGCAAAATCCTTCCAGCAGTACTGAAAATCGAGTTACCCTGTCAAAACCAATTTGTCAGTTCACTGCTTTCGCGACTGTATAGTTATTT belongs to Nicotiana tabacum cultivar K326 chromosome 6, ASM71507v2, whole genome shotgun sequence and includes:
- the LOC107800516 gene encoding putative fructokinase-7, yielding MADESISGNLKDLSLNTNGAATKKSHLVVCFGEMLIDFVPTVGGVSLAEAPAFEKAPGGAPANVAVCIANLGGSSAFIGKVGEDDFGRMLADILKQHNVDNSGMRFDHDARTALAFVTLTAEGEREFVFFRNPSADMFLRESELDVNLVKKATIFHYGSISLIEEPCRSTQLAAMDIAKRSGSILSYDPNLRLPLWPSEDAARSGIMSVWNLADVIKISEDEISFLTGADDPNDDDVVLKRLFHPNLKLLLVTEGSAGCRYYTKEFKGRVHGIKVKAVDTTGAGDAFVGGILKCLASDADLYQDEKRLREALFFANVCAALTVTGRGGIPSLPTQEAVQQTLTEVTA